A stretch of Halostagnicola kamekurae DNA encodes these proteins:
- a CDS encoding proline dehydrogenase family protein, with amino-acid sequence MIPPIASRFVAGTTVSGTLDHVSDCNESGMGGIVNLLGEHYHDREPADADADEYCRLVSELASRELNGSISVKPSQIGIDVGPEVFTENFERIVDVAADEDIFVWCDMEDHTTTDTTLDAVESTVQDHPHGVGVAIQANLKRTGDDLRRLADVPAAVRLVKGAYDEPSSVAYKQKEAVNEAYIEHLEFLFREFDQGIAVGSHDLTMLETAIDLHKEHDTPFEIQMLMGVREDAQRDLATKGYEVNQYIPYGDKWMQYFYRRIRERKENALFALRAVVGV; translated from the coding sequence ATGATCCCCCCGATCGCGAGCCGATTCGTCGCCGGAACGACCGTGTCCGGCACGCTGGATCACGTCTCCGACTGTAACGAGTCGGGGATGGGTGGCATCGTCAACCTCCTCGGCGAACACTATCACGACCGCGAGCCCGCGGACGCGGACGCAGACGAGTACTGCCGTCTCGTTTCCGAACTGGCTTCTCGCGAGCTGAATGGGTCCATCTCTGTCAAACCGTCCCAGATCGGGATCGACGTCGGCCCCGAGGTCTTCACGGAGAACTTCGAACGGATCGTCGATGTCGCGGCCGACGAAGACATCTTCGTCTGGTGTGATATGGAGGATCACACGACGACTGACACGACCTTAGACGCCGTCGAATCGACGGTCCAGGACCATCCCCACGGCGTTGGCGTCGCCATTCAGGCGAACCTCAAACGCACGGGCGACGACCTGCGCCGCCTCGCCGACGTTCCCGCGGCGGTCCGACTGGTTAAAGGAGCCTACGACGAGCCGTCCTCGGTCGCCTACAAGCAGAAAGAAGCCGTCAACGAGGCGTATATCGAGCATCTCGAGTTCCTGTTCCGGGAGTTCGATCAGGGTATCGCGGTCGGAAGCCACGATCTGACGATGCTCGAGACTGCGATCGACCTTCACAAGGAACACGACACTCCTTTCGAGATTCAGATGCTCATGGGCGTTCGCGAGGACGCCCAGCGAGACCTCGCCACGAAGGGCTACGAGGTCAATCAGTACATCCCCTACGGCGACAAGTGGATGCAGTACTTCTACCGTCGGATCCGCGAGCGAAAGGAAAACGCCTTGTTCGCGCTTCGGGCAGTCGTCGGCGTCTGA
- a CDS encoding helix-turn-helix domain-containing protein, protein MSSTSSTATTTGTDGTRLALEIWHPDCWGLQATEAVDAGLLVHTVHRTVEETVKGHFTVYADTTAQLDEFVEFANESPLTHSTVELGQRPTSGAPDPGNATRELFVEYEPEHSISDTLVSHGFIHDASVRVERGLEHWPVFVADGRPEIQSRLESIRAETDAEISISKIASPAGDSSGTPDRLDRLTPRQRDAFELACERNYYAWPREIDTRELADELGVSKTTLLEHLRKAEAKLLNPDEP, encoded by the coding sequence ATGAGCAGCACGAGTTCCACGGCGACGACGACGGGGACAGACGGTACGCGACTCGCGCTCGAGATTTGGCATCCCGACTGCTGGGGGTTACAGGCGACCGAGGCAGTCGATGCCGGACTGCTCGTCCACACCGTCCACCGAACCGTCGAGGAAACGGTCAAGGGCCACTTCACCGTCTACGCGGACACGACGGCGCAACTCGACGAGTTCGTCGAATTCGCGAACGAGTCGCCGCTGACACACTCGACGGTCGAACTCGGCCAGCGCCCGACCAGCGGGGCACCGGATCCCGGGAACGCGACCCGTGAACTCTTCGTCGAGTACGAGCCGGAACACAGTATCAGTGACACGCTCGTCTCGCACGGCTTCATTCACGACGCGTCGGTGCGCGTCGAACGCGGGCTCGAGCACTGGCCGGTCTTCGTCGCCGACGGTCGCCCCGAGATTCAGAGCCGACTCGAGAGCATCCGAGCCGAGACCGATGCCGAGATCTCGATCAGCAAAATCGCCTCACCGGCGGGCGACTCGTCGGGAACGCCGGACCGACTCGATCGGCTGACGCCCCGCCAACGGGACGCGTTCGAACTCGCCTGCGAGCGCAACTACTACGCGTGGCCGCGCGAGATCGACACGCGCGAACTCGCTGACGAACTTGGCGTCTCGAAAACGACGCTGCTCGAGCACCTCCGGAAAGCCGAAGCGAAACTGCTCAACCCGGACGAGCCCTGA
- a CDS encoding aldehyde dehydrogenase family protein, which yields MSQQTTAQPNRHYIDGEWTDGEGNETFESENPATGDTLRTFHRGTEADVDAALESAERVQDEWEELSHIDRAEYLWDIYQELRDRTDELGEIVTKECGKEISEGRADVVEAAHMVEWAAGNARHPHGDVVPSEIGSKDAYMRRKPRGVVGCITPWNFPVAIPFWHMAVSLVEGNTVVWKPAEQTPWCGQIVAEMFEESGIPDGVFNMVQGFGDAGEAIVEDSRVDTVLFTGSAEVGQQVGQTVAEQPGKLAACEMGGKNAVVVTEEADLDTAVHSAVMSSFKTTGQRCVSAERLIVHENVYDEFVERFVDIAENVAVDDPLAEDTFMGPLVEGEHKEKVLEYNELARSEDVDVLVDRDELGDDEIPEGHEDGHWVGPFVYEADHEADLRCTQEEVFGPHVALMEYSGDIEDAVEIHNDTEYGLAGAIISEDYREINYYRDNAEVGLAYGNLPCIGAEVHLPFGGVKKSGNGYPSGREVIEAVTERTAWTLNNSNDIEMAQGLSADITTDDD from the coding sequence ATGAGTCAGCAGACGACAGCCCAGCCGAACCGTCACTACATCGACGGCGAGTGGACCGATGGCGAGGGCAACGAGACGTTCGAGAGCGAGAACCCTGCAACCGGCGACACGCTGCGGACTTTCCACCGCGGAACCGAGGCCGACGTCGACGCGGCACTCGAGTCCGCCGAACGCGTCCAAGACGAGTGGGAGGAACTGTCCCATATCGACCGCGCGGAGTACCTCTGGGACATCTACCAGGAGCTTCGCGATCGGACGGACGAACTCGGCGAGATCGTCACGAAAGAGTGCGGCAAGGAGATCTCCGAGGGGCGAGCCGATGTCGTCGAGGCCGCACACATGGTCGAGTGGGCTGCGGGCAACGCCCGCCATCCCCACGGCGACGTGGTCCCGTCAGAAATCGGAAGCAAGGACGCCTACATGCGCCGGAAACCGCGCGGCGTCGTCGGCTGTATCACTCCCTGGAACTTCCCCGTCGCGATCCCCTTTTGGCACATGGCCGTCTCGCTGGTCGAGGGCAACACCGTCGTCTGGAAGCCCGCCGAACAGACGCCGTGGTGCGGCCAGATCGTCGCCGAGATGTTCGAGGAGAGCGGGATTCCCGACGGCGTCTTCAACATGGTCCAGGGCTTTGGCGACGCCGGCGAAGCCATCGTCGAGGACTCGCGCGTCGACACGGTCCTCTTTACGGGCTCGGCGGAGGTCGGCCAGCAAGTCGGCCAGACCGTCGCAGAACAGCCCGGCAAACTCGCGGCCTGCGAGATGGGCGGCAAGAACGCCGTCGTCGTCACCGAGGAAGCCGACCTCGACACCGCCGTCCACTCGGCCGTGATGAGTTCGTTCAAGACGACCGGCCAGCGGTGTGTCTCCGCCGAGCGACTGATCGTCCACGAGAACGTCTACGACGAGTTTGTAGAACGCTTCGTCGACATCGCGGAGAACGTCGCAGTCGACGACCCGCTCGCTGAGGACACCTTCATGGGACCGCTGGTCGAAGGCGAGCACAAGGAGAAGGTCCTCGAGTACAACGAACTCGCCCGTAGCGAGGACGTCGATGTACTCGTCGACCGTGACGAACTGGGCGACGACGAGATTCCGGAGGGCCACGAGGACGGCCACTGGGTCGGCCCGTTCGTTTACGAGGCCGATCACGAGGCGGACCTCCGCTGTACGCAAGAGGAGGTCTTCGGCCCCCACGTCGCGCTCATGGAGTACTCCGGTGACATCGAGGACGCCGTCGAGATTCACAACGACACCGAGTACGGGCTCGCGGGCGCGATCATCTCCGAAGATTACCGCGAGATCAACTACTACCGCGACAACGCCGAGGTCGGACTCGCGTACGGCAACCTGCCGTGTATCGGCGCGGAGGTCCACCTGCCGTTCGGCGGCGTCAAGAAGTCCGGAAACGGTTACCCCAGCGGTCGCGAAGTGATAGAGGCCGTCACCGAGCGCACCGCCTGGACGCTGAACAACTCGAACGACATCGAAATGGCACAGGGTCTATCCGCGGACATCACGACCGACGATGACTGA
- a CDS encoding IclR family transcriptional regulator, translated as MTDDRPRPVKTTQTSLELVRAVRDSDGATLSELASRLELAKSTVHNHLHTLVDEGFLVRDGDTYHVGLQFLVFSEHARERNPLYATARRRVYSLAEKTGHEADFIVEENGRAYSLEYSIGESTRQGLSESSPFRAGNRFYMHNCASGKVLLASMPESRVREIIDRWGLPATTDDTVTDKSTLFDELETIRRRGYAVNDEELIDGYRSIGAAVTRPDGEVVGAFSIGGPAYRMAVDESTTEEIAQLLIEEISSLESELFR; from the coding sequence ATGACGGACGATCGCCCTCGGCCGGTTAAGACGACACAAACGTCACTCGAACTCGTTCGCGCGGTCCGCGACAGTGACGGTGCCACGCTGAGCGAGCTGGCCAGCCGTCTCGAACTGGCGAAAAGCACCGTCCATAATCATCTCCACACGTTGGTCGACGAGGGATTTCTCGTCCGAGACGGCGATACCTACCACGTCGGTCTCCAGTTTCTCGTGTTCAGCGAGCACGCACGCGAACGGAACCCGTTGTACGCGACAGCGCGGCGACGCGTCTACTCCCTCGCCGAGAAAACCGGCCACGAGGCCGACTTCATCGTCGAGGAAAACGGCCGTGCGTACTCTCTCGAGTACTCGATCGGCGAGTCGACCCGACAGGGACTGTCGGAATCCAGTCCGTTCAGGGCGGGCAACCGATTCTACATGCACAACTGTGCCTCGGGAAAGGTCTTGCTGGCGTCGATGCCCGAATCGCGCGTCCGAGAGATCATCGATCGGTGGGGACTCCCGGCGACGACTGATGACACCGTCACCGACAAGTCAACTCTGTTCGACGAACTCGAGACGATCCGGCGCCGCGGATACGCAGTCAATGACGAGGAACTGATCGACGGGTATCGGTCCATCGGCGCGGCCGTCACGAGGCCCGACGGCGAGGTTGTCGGCGCATTCTCGATCGGCGGACCCGCGTATCGTATGGCCGTCGACGAGTCGACGACCGAGGAAATCGCACAACTGCTGATAGAGGAAATCAGTTCGCTCGAATCGGAACTGTTCCGGTAG
- a CDS encoding ferredoxin, with translation MSDDEITRPSDVGSGDAPPVEEKPYKIVFEANKCFGAGKCAEVSDNWEMSIASGMAKPNEYFFGEEDLEHNVRAAEICPAKKDDGCIHVVDRRTDEEIAPDPHGDGTLSVDW, from the coding sequence ATGAGCGACGACGAGATCACGCGCCCGAGCGACGTCGGATCGGGCGACGCGCCGCCGGTCGAGGAAAAGCCCTACAAGATCGTTTTCGAGGCCAACAAGTGCTTCGGCGCGGGCAAGTGCGCCGAGGTCAGCGACAACTGGGAGATGTCCATCGCCTCGGGGATGGCCAAGCCCAACGAGTACTTCTTCGGCGAGGAGGACCTCGAGCACAACGTCCGCGCGGCGGAAATCTGTCCGGCGAAAAAAGACGACGGCTGTATCCACGTCGTGGATCGGCGGACCGACGAGGAGATCGCGCCCGATCCCCACGGCGACGGCACCCTGAGCGTCGACTGGTAG
- the nadC gene encoding carboxylating nicotinate-nucleotide diphosphorylase, which produces MITETQIDRWLREDIGHHDVTNQVPGETTGRLVAKEPGTIAGIEAARSVFEHLGVDVLESADPGTRVDAGAVVLRVEGAARDVLRGERVAVNLAGHASGIATKTRAALERARVESDAVRVAATRKTTPGLRGLEKRAVVAGGGDTHRLDLSHMVMVKENHIAELGLEDAVAHFRDRVSFATKIEVEVETVADAPRAAEAGADVVLLDNMEPSEVETAISELEGDDGVLTEASGGVTLETVADYAATGVDVISMGALTHSAPSFDLSFRTGE; this is translated from the coding sequence ATGATCACAGAGACGCAGATCGACCGCTGGCTTCGCGAGGACATCGGTCACCACGACGTGACTAATCAGGTTCCCGGCGAGACGACGGGACGGCTCGTCGCGAAAGAACCCGGTACCATCGCGGGCATCGAAGCCGCGCGTTCGGTCTTCGAACACCTCGGAGTCGATGTCCTCGAGTCTGCAGATCCCGGGACACGCGTCGACGCCGGCGCAGTCGTCCTCCGCGTCGAGGGAGCCGCACGGGACGTTCTCCGGGGCGAACGCGTGGCCGTCAACCTCGCTGGCCACGCATCTGGAATCGCGACGAAAACGCGAGCGGCGCTCGAGCGGGCACGAGTCGAATCCGACGCCGTTCGGGTCGCGGCGACCAGAAAGACGACGCCCGGACTGCGGGGCCTCGAGAAACGGGCCGTCGTCGCGGGCGGCGGCGACACCCACCGGCTCGACCTCTCGCACATGGTCATGGTCAAGGAGAACCACATCGCGGAGCTGGGGCTCGAGGACGCCGTCGCGCACTTTCGAGACCGGGTCTCGTTCGCGACGAAAATCGAGGTCGAAGTCGAGACCGTCGCGGACGCGCCTCGAGCGGCCGAAGCCGGCGCGGACGTCGTCCTGCTCGACAACATGGAACCGTCCGAAGTCGAGACAGCCATTTCGGAACTCGAGGGCGACGACGGCGTGCTCACCGAAGCCAGCGGCGGAGTCACGCTCGAGACGGTCGCCGACTACGCCGCGACGGGCGTCGACGTGATTTCGATGGGGGCGCTCACCCACTCCGCGCCGTCGTTCGACCTCTCCTTTCGGACCGGCGAGTAG